A region from the Macaca mulatta isolate MMU2019108-1 chromosome 13, T2T-MMU8v2.0, whole genome shotgun sequence genome encodes:
- the ZNF513 gene encoding zinc finger protein 513: MPRRKQSHPQPVKCEGVKVDTEDSLDEGPGALVLESDLLLGQDLEFEEEEEEEEGDGNSDQLMGFERDSEGDSLGARPGLPYGLSDDESGGGRALSAESEVEEPARGPGEARGERPGPACQLCGGPTGEGPCCGAGGPGGGPLLPPRLLYSCRLCTFVSHYSSHLKRHMQTHSGEKPFRCGRCPYASAQLVNLTRHTRTHTGEKPYRCPHCPFACSSLGNLRRHQRTHAGPPTPPCPTCGFRCCAPRPARPPSPTEQEGAVPRRPEDALLLPDLSLHVPPGGASFLPDCGQLRGEGEGLCGTGSEPLPELLFPWTCRGCGQELEEGEGSRLGAAMCGRCMRGEAGGGASGGPQGPSDKGFACSLCPFATHYPNHLARHMKTHSGEKPFRCARCPYASAHLDNLKRHQRVHTGEKPYKCPLCPYACGNLANLKRHGRIHSGDKPFRCSLCNYSCNQSMNLKRHMLRHTGEKPFRCTTCAYTTGHWDNYKRHQKVHGHGGAGGPGLSASEGWAPPHSPPSVLSSRGPPALGTAGSRAVHTDSP, encoded by the exons ATGCCCCGAAGGAAGCAAAGCCACCCGCAGCCCGTGAAATGCGAGGGGGTCAAAG TGGATACTGAAGACTCCCTCGACGAAGGACCCGGGGCCCTGGTATTGGAGAGTGATTTGCTACTAGGCCAGGATCTGGAgtttgaggaggaagaggaagaggaggaaggcgaCGGCAACAGTGACCAGCTCATGGGCTTCGAGAGAGACTCAGAAG GAGACTCTCTGGGGGCCAGGCCTGGGCTTCCCTACGGGCTGAGCGACGATGAGTCTGGGGGCGGCCGGGCACTAAGTGCGGAGAGTGAAGTTGAGGAGCCAGCCAGGGGTCCAGGGGAGGCCAGGGGTGAGAGGCCAGGCCCAGCCTGCCAGCTGTGTGGGGGGCCGACAGGTGAGGGGCCGTGTTGTGGGGCAGGAGGGCCGGGTGGGGGGCCCCTGCTGCCCCCACGGCTACTGTACTCATGCCGCCTCTGCACCTTCGTGTCCCACTACTCGAGCCACCTGAAGCggcacatgcagacacacagcGGAGAGAAGCCGTTCCGCTGTGGCCGCTGCCCCTACGCCTCAGCCCAGCTCGTCAACCTGACACGACATACCCGCACCCACACTGGCGAGAAGCCCTACCGCTGTCCCCACTGCCCCTTTGCctgcagcagcctgggcaacctgagGCGGCATCAGCGTACCCACGCAGGGCCCCCCACTCCTCCCTGCCCGACCTGTGGCTTCCGCTGCTGTGCTCCACGACCAGCCCGGCCTCCCAGTCCCACAGAGCAGGAAGGGGCGGTGCCCCGGCGACCTGAAG ATGCTCTGCTCCTTCCAGATTTGAGCCTCCATGTGCCACCAGGTGGTGCCAGTTTCCTGCCAGACTGTGGGCAGTTGCGGGGTGAAGGGGAGGGCCTCTGTGGAACTGGATCAGAACCACTGCCAGAGCTGCTATTTCCTTGGACCTGCCGGGGCTGTGGACAAGAGCTGGAGGAGGGTGAGGGCAGTCGGCTGGGAGCTGCCATGTGTGGGCGCTGCATGCGAGGAGAGGCTGGAGGGGGTGCCAGTGGGGGGCCCCAGGGCCCCAGTGACAAAGGCTTTGCCTGTAGCCTCTGCCCCTTTGCCACTCACTATCCCAACCACCTGGCCCGGCACATGAAGACACACAGTGGCGAGAAGCCCTTCCGCTGCGCCCGCTGTCCTTATGCCTCTGCTCATCTGGATAACCTGAAACGGCATCAGCGCGTCCATACAGGAGAGAAGCCCTACAAGTGCCCCCTCTGCCCCTATGCCTGTGGCAATCTGGCCAACCTCAAGCGTCATGGTCGCATCCACTCTGGTGACAAACCTTTTCGGTGTAGCCTTTGCAACTACAGCTGCAACCAGAGCATGAACCTCAAACGTCACATGCTGCGGCACACAGGCGAGAAGCCCTTCCGCTGTACCACCTGCGCCTATACCACGGGCCACTGGGACAACTACAAGCGCCACCAAAAGGTGCATGGCCACGGTGGGGCAGGAGGGCCTGGTCTCTCCGCCTCTGAGGGCTGGGCCCCACCTCATAGCCCACCCTCTGTTTTGAGCTCTCGGGGCCCACCAGCCCTGGGGACTGCTGGCAGCCGGGCTGTCCATACAGACTCACCCTGA
- the ZNF513 gene encoding zinc finger protein 513 isoform X1 → MGFERDSEGDSLGARPGLPYGLSDDESGGGRALSAESEVEEPARGPGEARGERPGPACQLCGGPTGEGPCCGAGGPGGGPLLPPRLLYSCRLCTFVSHYSSHLKRHMQTHSGEKPFRCGRCPYASAQLVNLTRHTRTHTGEKPYRCPHCPFACSSLGNLRRHQRTHAGPPTPPCPTCGFRCCAPRPARPPSPTEQEGAVPRRPEDALLLPDLSLHVPPGGASFLPDCGQLRGEGEGLCGTGSEPLPELLFPWTCRGCGQELEEGEGSRLGAAMCGRCMRGEAGGGASGGPQGPSDKGFACSLCPFATHYPNHLARHMKTHSGEKPFRCARCPYASAHLDNLKRHQRVHTGEKPYKCPLCPYACGNLANLKRHGRIHSGDKPFRCSLCNYSCNQSMNLKRHMLRHTGEKPFRCTTCAYTTGHWDNYKRHQKVHGHGGAGGPGLSASEGWAPPHSPPSVLSSRGPPALGTAGSRAVHTDSP, encoded by the exons ATGGGCTTCGAGAGAGACTCAGAAG GAGACTCTCTGGGGGCCAGGCCTGGGCTTCCCTACGGGCTGAGCGACGATGAGTCTGGGGGCGGCCGGGCACTAAGTGCGGAGAGTGAAGTTGAGGAGCCAGCCAGGGGTCCAGGGGAGGCCAGGGGTGAGAGGCCAGGCCCAGCCTGCCAGCTGTGTGGGGGGCCGACAGGTGAGGGGCCGTGTTGTGGGGCAGGAGGGCCGGGTGGGGGGCCCCTGCTGCCCCCACGGCTACTGTACTCATGCCGCCTCTGCACCTTCGTGTCCCACTACTCGAGCCACCTGAAGCggcacatgcagacacacagcGGAGAGAAGCCGTTCCGCTGTGGCCGCTGCCCCTACGCCTCAGCCCAGCTCGTCAACCTGACACGACATACCCGCACCCACACTGGCGAGAAGCCCTACCGCTGTCCCCACTGCCCCTTTGCctgcagcagcctgggcaacctgagGCGGCATCAGCGTACCCACGCAGGGCCCCCCACTCCTCCCTGCCCGACCTGTGGCTTCCGCTGCTGTGCTCCACGACCAGCCCGGCCTCCCAGTCCCACAGAGCAGGAAGGGGCGGTGCCCCGGCGACCTGAAG ATGCTCTGCTCCTTCCAGATTTGAGCCTCCATGTGCCACCAGGTGGTGCCAGTTTCCTGCCAGACTGTGGGCAGTTGCGGGGTGAAGGGGAGGGCCTCTGTGGAACTGGATCAGAACCACTGCCAGAGCTGCTATTTCCTTGGACCTGCCGGGGCTGTGGACAAGAGCTGGAGGAGGGTGAGGGCAGTCGGCTGGGAGCTGCCATGTGTGGGCGCTGCATGCGAGGAGAGGCTGGAGGGGGTGCCAGTGGGGGGCCCCAGGGCCCCAGTGACAAAGGCTTTGCCTGTAGCCTCTGCCCCTTTGCCACTCACTATCCCAACCACCTGGCCCGGCACATGAAGACACACAGTGGCGAGAAGCCCTTCCGCTGCGCCCGCTGTCCTTATGCCTCTGCTCATCTGGATAACCTGAAACGGCATCAGCGCGTCCATACAGGAGAGAAGCCCTACAAGTGCCCCCTCTGCCCCTATGCCTGTGGCAATCTGGCCAACCTCAAGCGTCATGGTCGCATCCACTCTGGTGACAAACCTTTTCGGTGTAGCCTTTGCAACTACAGCTGCAACCAGAGCATGAACCTCAAACGTCACATGCTGCGGCACACAGGCGAGAAGCCCTTCCGCTGTACCACCTGCGCCTATACCACGGGCCACTGGGACAACTACAAGCGCCACCAAAAGGTGCATGGCCACGGTGGGGCAGGAGGGCCTGGTCTCTCCGCCTCTGAGGGCTGGGCCCCACCTCATAGCCCACCCTCTGTTTTGAGCTCTCGGGGCCCACCAGCCCTGGGGACTGCTGGCAGCCGGGCTGTCCATACAGACTCACCCTGA
- the SNX17 gene encoding sorting nexin-17: protein MHFSIPETESRSGDSGGSAYVAYNIHVNGVLHCRVRYSQLLGLHEQLRKEYGANVLPAFPPKKLFSLTPAEVEQRREQLEKYMQAVRQDPLLGSSETFNSFLRRAQQETQQVPTEEVSLEVLLSNGQKVLINVLTSDQTEDVLEAVAAKLDLPDDLIGYFSLFLVREKEDGAFSFVRKLQEFELPYVSVTSLRSQEYKIVLRKSYWDSAYDDDVMENRVGLNLLYAQTVSDIERGWILVTKEQHRQLKSLQEKVSKKEFLRLAQTLRHYGYLRFDACVADFPEKDCPVVVSAGNSELSLQLRLPGQQLREGSFRVTRMRCWRVTSSVPLPSGSTSSPGRGRGEVRLELAFEYLMSKDRLQWVTITSPQAIMMSICLQSMVDELMVKKSGGSIRKMLRRRVGGTLRRSDSQQAVKSPPLLESPDATRESMVKLSSKLSAVSLRGIGSPSTDASASDVHGNFAFEGIGDEDL from the exons ATGCACTTTTCCATTCCCGAAACCGAGTCCCGCAGCGGGGACAGCGGCGGCTCCGCTTACGTG GCCTATAACATTCACGTGAATGGAGTCCTGCACTGTCGGGTGCGCTACAGCCAGCTCCTGGGGCTGCACGAGCAG CTTCGGAAGGAGTATGGGGCCAATGTACTTCCTGCATTCCCCCCAAAGAAGCTTTTCTCTCTGACTCCTGCTGAGGTAGAACAGAGGAGAGAGCAGTTAGAGAAGTACATGCAAGCTG TTCGGCAAGACCCATTGCTTGGGAGCAGCGAGACCTTCAACAGTTTCCTGCGTCGGGCACAACAG GAGACACAGCAGGTCCCCACAGAGGAAGTGTCCTTGGAAGTGCTGCTCAGCAACGGGCAGAAAGTTCTTATCAACGTGCTAACTTCAGATCAGACTGAGGATGTCCTGGAG GCTGTAGCCGCAAAGCTGGATCTTCCAGATGACTTGATTGGATACTTTAGCCTATTCTTAGTTCGAGAAAAAGAGGATGGAGCCTTTTCTT TTGTACGGAAGTTGCAAGAGTTTGAGCTGCCTTATGTGTCTGTTACTAGCCTTCGGAGTCAAGAGTATAAGATTGTGCTGAGGAAGAG TTATTGGGACTCTGCCTATGATGACGATGTCATGGAGAACCGGGTTGGCCTGAACCTGCTTTATGCTCAG ACGGTATCAGATATTGAGCGTGGGTGGATCTTGGTCACCAAGGAACAGCACCGGCAACTCAAATCTCTGCAAGAGAAGGTCTCCAAGAAGGAG TTCCTGAGACTGGCCCAGACACTGCGGCACTATGGCTACCTGCGCTTTGATGCCTGTGTGGCTGACTTCCCGGAAAAGGACTGTCCCGTGGTGGTGAGCGCGGGCAACAGTGAGCTCAGCCTGCAGCTCCGCCTGCCTGGCCAGCAACTCCGAGAAGGCTCCTTCCGGGTCACCCGCATGCGATGCTGGCGGGTCACCTCCTCT gTGCCATTGCCCAGTGGAAGCACGAGCAGccccggccggggccggggcGAGGTGCGCCTGGAACTGGCTTTTGAATACCTCATGAGCAAGGACCGGCTACAGTGGGTCACCATCACTAGCCCCCAG GCTATCATGATGAGCATCTGCTTGCAGTCCATGGTGGATGAACTGATGGTGAAGAAATCAGGCGGCAGTATCAGGAAG ATGCTGCGCCGGCGGGTGGGGGGCACTCTGAGACGCTCAGACAGCCAGCAAGCAGTGAAGTCCCCACCACTGCTT GAGTCACCTGATGCCACCCGGGAGTCTATGGTCAAACTCTCA AGTAAGCTGAGTGCTGTGAGCTTGCGGGGAATTGGCAGTCCCAGCACAGATGCCAGTGCCAGTGATGTCCACGGCAATTTCGCCTTCGAGGGCATTGGAGATGAGGATCTGTAA